A window of the Salvelinus fontinalis isolate EN_2023a chromosome 26, ASM2944872v1, whole genome shotgun sequence genome harbors these coding sequences:
- the LOC129824084 gene encoding serine/threonine-protein kinase 17A-like isoform X1, with translation MIPPPSPRVTDTRSCTRCQTETNRGATALLLDNIKTPIRTESFKELYNVIPGKELGRGKFAIVKRCMEKSTGTEYAAKFLKKRRKGQDCRVEVLHEIAVLELTNTSHRMINLHQVYETLTEMVLVLEYVAGGEIFNHCVAERDEAFTQEEVKWLMRQILEGVAFLHRNNIVHLDLKPQNILLTSACPLGDIKIVDFGLSRRLCQNQEFREIMGTPEYVAPEILNYEPISTATDMWSIGVLAYMMLTGTSPFLGEDKQETFLNISQINIDYTENELQDLSAIHFIQSLLIKEPKSRATAEECLRHHWLQEQAQKKTEENITSEICQREHAKPAPPSSYCSSSSEEEGPVVEELMVVAAYTIGPCRPTVPNPETLFPDAKAVSKRFTFEEPLCSLQKTIF, from the exons ATGATTCCACCACCCAGTCCACGGGTCACCGACACAAGAAGCTGCACAAGATGCCAGACCGAGACGAACCGAGGAGCCACTGCGCTTCTTCTGGACAACATCAAAACCCCAATCAGGACCGAGTCATTTAAGGAACTATACAACGTTATACCTGGCAAAGAGCTAGGCAG GGGAAAGTTTGCCATAGTGAAGAGGTGCATGGAGAAGAGCACAGGGACAGAGTATGCAGCCAAGTTCCTGAAGAAGCGAAGGAAGGGTCAGGACTGCAGAGTGGAGGTGCTCCATGAGATCGCTGTGCTGGAGCTCACCAACACTAGCCACAGAATGATCAACCTGCACCAAGTCTACGAGACCCTGACAGAGATGGTCCTGGTGCTCGAGTA TGTGGCGGGAGGGGAGATCTTTAACCATTGTGTTGCCGAGAGAGACGAGGCCTTCACCCAGGAAGAGGTAAAATGGTTAATGAGACAGATCCTGGAGGGTGTGGCCTTCCTACACAGGAACAACATTGTTCACCTGGACCTCAAG CCTCAGAATATCCTGCTGACCAGTGCCTGTCCTCTGGGGGATATAAAGATAGTGGACTTTGGCCTTTCCAGAAGGCTGTGTCAGAACCAGGAGTTCAGGGAGATCATGGGCACACCAGAGTATGTCG CCCCAGAGATTCTAAATTATGAACCAATCAGCACAGCAACTGACATGTG GAGCATAGGGGTGTTGGCCTACATGATGTTGACGGGGACTTCACCATTTCTTGGAGAAGACAAGCAGGAGACTTTCCTCAACATCTCCCAGATCAACATTGACTACACAGAGAATGAACTCCAGGACCTCTCAGCCATCCACTTCATCCAGTCACTCCTCATCAAAGAGCCCAA GTCTCGTGCCACTGCTGAAGAGTGCCTGAGGCATCATTGGCTCCAGGAGCAAGCCCAGAAGAAGACGGAAGAGAATATCACCAGTGAGATCTGCCAACGGGAACACGCCAAGCCTGCCCCCCCTTCCTCATATTGCTCAtcatcctcagaggaggaaggtccTGTGGTAGAGGAGCTGATGGTAGTAGCAGCCTACACCATAGGTCCGTGCCGGCCAACTGTgccaaacccagagactctgtttCCGGATGCGAAGGCCGTCTCCAAGCGGTTCACGTTCGAGGAGCCACTCTGCTCCCTACAGAAGACTATCTTCTGA
- the LOC129824084 gene encoding serine/threonine-protein kinase 17A-like isoform X2: MIPPPSPRVTDTRSCTRCQTETNRGATALLLDNIKTPIRTESFKELYNVIPGKELGRGKFAIVKRCMEKSTGTEYAAKFLKKRRKGQDCRVEVLHEIAVLELTNTSHRMINLHQVYETLTEMVLVLEYVAGGEIFNHCVAERDEAFTQEEPQNILLTSACPLGDIKIVDFGLSRRLCQNQEFREIMGTPEYVAPEILNYEPISTATDMWSIGVLAYMMLTGTSPFLGEDKQETFLNISQINIDYTENELQDLSAIHFIQSLLIKEPKSRATAEECLRHHWLQEQAQKKTEENITSEICQREHAKPAPPSSYCSSSSEEEGPVVEELMVVAAYTIGPCRPTVPNPETLFPDAKAVSKRFTFEEPLCSLQKTIF; the protein is encoded by the exons ATGATTCCACCACCCAGTCCACGGGTCACCGACACAAGAAGCTGCACAAGATGCCAGACCGAGACGAACCGAGGAGCCACTGCGCTTCTTCTGGACAACATCAAAACCCCAATCAGGACCGAGTCATTTAAGGAACTATACAACGTTATACCTGGCAAAGAGCTAGGCAG GGGAAAGTTTGCCATAGTGAAGAGGTGCATGGAGAAGAGCACAGGGACAGAGTATGCAGCCAAGTTCCTGAAGAAGCGAAGGAAGGGTCAGGACTGCAGAGTGGAGGTGCTCCATGAGATCGCTGTGCTGGAGCTCACCAACACTAGCCACAGAATGATCAACCTGCACCAAGTCTACGAGACCCTGACAGAGATGGTCCTGGTGCTCGAGTA TGTGGCGGGAGGGGAGATCTTTAACCATTGTGTTGCCGAGAGAGACGAGGCCTTCACCCAGGAAGAG CCTCAGAATATCCTGCTGACCAGTGCCTGTCCTCTGGGGGATATAAAGATAGTGGACTTTGGCCTTTCCAGAAGGCTGTGTCAGAACCAGGAGTTCAGGGAGATCATGGGCACACCAGAGTATGTCG CCCCAGAGATTCTAAATTATGAACCAATCAGCACAGCAACTGACATGTG GAGCATAGGGGTGTTGGCCTACATGATGTTGACGGGGACTTCACCATTTCTTGGAGAAGACAAGCAGGAGACTTTCCTCAACATCTCCCAGATCAACATTGACTACACAGAGAATGAACTCCAGGACCTCTCAGCCATCCACTTCATCCAGTCACTCCTCATCAAAGAGCCCAA GTCTCGTGCCACTGCTGAAGAGTGCCTGAGGCATCATTGGCTCCAGGAGCAAGCCCAGAAGAAGACGGAAGAGAATATCACCAGTGAGATCTGCCAACGGGAACACGCCAAGCCTGCCCCCCCTTCCTCATATTGCTCAtcatcctcagaggaggaaggtccTGTGGTAGAGGAGCTGATGGTAGTAGCAGCCTACACCATAGGTCCGTGCCGGCCAACTGTgccaaacccagagactctgtttCCGGATGCGAAGGCCGTCTCCAAGCGGTTCACGTTCGAGGAGCCACTCTGCTCCCTACAGAAGACTATCTTCTGA
- the LOC129824087 gene encoding biliverdin reductase A-like → MFGSVVVGIGTAGFVRIRDMLAPLPSSAAEKLSVKGFISRRILEEQQGVKQITVEDALSRDDIKVAFVCTENAAHEENIRMFLAAGKHVCVEYPMAMTHKTAVDLWDLAQEKGVVLHEEHIELLTADFKQLKKDVAGKRLEEGFLHFTGGPLKTGFGFPAFSGIARLTWLVDLFGELSVTAASMEEDQENKYMKMTAQLITKEQKPLTWIEEWAPGLPRAKDINFRFDSCTITQLPPATREPVGIFMQDLVLFSQKLLGQVPRDQLHAERCRVLHCLELADRIQQLSLQGSAQDA, encoded by the exons ATGTTTGGTTCAGTGGTGGTTGGCATTGGGACGGCAGGCTTTGTGAGGATCAGGGACAtgctagcccctctgccctccagTGCAGCTGAGAAGCTCAGTGTCAAAGGCTTCATATCCAG GAGGATTCTGGAGGAGCAACAGGGAGTGAAACAAATCACTGTTGAAGATGCCCTGAGCCGGGACGACATAAAGGTGGCTTTCGTGTGCACCGAAAACGCTGCCCATGAGGAAAACATCAG GATGTTTCTGGCAGCAGGGAAGCATGTCTGTGTGGAATATCCAATGGCCATGACACACAAGACTGCTGTGGACCTCTGGGACCTGGCTCAGGAAAAAG GAGTGGTCCTGCATGAGGAGCACATAGAACTCCTGACAGCCGACTTCAAGCAGCTGAAGAAGGACGTAGCAGGGAAAAGGCTGGAGGAGGGATTCCTTCACTTCACAG GAGGTCCTCTGAAGACGGGATTTGGTTTTCCAGCTTTCAGTGGCATCGCCCGGCTCACCTGGCTGGTCGATCTGTTTGGAGAGCTGTCTGTCACCGCTGCCAGCATGGAGGAAGACCAGGAGAACAAGTACATGAAGATGACCGCTCAACTCATAACCAAAGAGCAGAA GCCTCTCACGTGGATTGAGGAGTGGGCTCCCGGGCTGCCTAGGGCCAAAGACATCAACTTCCGCTTTGACTCATGCACCATCACCCAGCTGCCCCCAGCCACCAGGGAGCCGGTGGGTATCTTTATGCAGGACTTGGTGCTCTTCAGTCAGAAGCTGCTGGGCCAGGTGCCCCGTGACCAGCTCCATGCAGAGCGCTGCAGGGTCCTCCACTGTCTAGAGCTGGCCGACCGCATCCAGCAGCTGAGCCTGCAGGGCTCAGCCCAGGACGCCTAG